One genomic region from Spirosoma sp. KCTC 42546 encodes:
- a CDS encoding sensor histidine kinase, which translates to MPFRFFCFLLAGFWITLPAQSQQQQARFTYLTTNQGLSQNNVTCILQDRKGFMWFGTRDGLNKYDGYSYTLYRNDPLKSTSLSHSYVHSLFEDKQGQLWIGTDDGGLNLFDPDTETFTSYKHLPGHPNSLSHNKVMAIAQDAGGDLWVGTAGGGLDRFDPQHKTFTHFTHQNSNVASLSHNEVSSILIDRAGIVWAGTLGGGLNRLDPKTKFFTHYIHNSADPHSLSQNRVTSCFEDSQGRFWVATEGGLNQFDRAKGVFKRFQQTTGLPAQLSHNDVKALAEDNDHTLWIGTQNGGINLLHPDGTFSYYTYQVDNNQGLNSGSIYSIYRDRMGTMWVGTYSGGVNKLDAAPLKFKLYQRTRINTNKLTNNNILAVREDDRGDLWLGTDGGGINVLKKSKSVFMAYQDTSRYAATIGSNFVLTIYEDRKKRIWTGNYKGGLTLFNRSKGTFESKGKLSPLSISAILEARNGIMWLGTFEEGLIRYDQNTGAITRYQPNAGQAGKLNYPTITSLWEDRLGNIWLGTDGGGVNVFHPDKNKFTQYLHKDPIPRSLSSNQVNILFESSTGQLWLGTNAGLNQYDAHTQTFRTYHLRDGLANEVIQGILEDQHGILWLSTNKGLSAFNPKTHTIRNFDASDGLQESSFNRMACYKSRTGQLFFGGLSGLNSFYPDSLRYNSFIPPVYITDFQLFNQSVHMQDAESVLKKPISETHDITLSYHQSVLSFGFAALSYTVSSKNQYAYKLEGFDSDWIQAGTQRTATYTNLDPGDYVFRVKAANNDGVWNETGTFVNLHIIPPFWQTTWFRVLVALFVVGSLYWVYWLRVNRIQTQKMVLQHQVQARTSEVLQQRQELQEQAFHVQLLQAKVEQQEAQQQLQESEQRFREIAENVDEVFWIHSANPFQLLYVNPAFERVWGTTFQRSHEDPLSFMETVLPEDRPAVLAFIDQYKAGIDGELYYRLQLKNKPLRWLLIRTFIIRDESGKVVRHIGIANDVTSQKDKELVLQQSLLREQELNQLKSQFVSTASHEFRTPLTTIQSSVELIKLYLDAPAANGRPAIQKHLGVIEKQVDQFTTLLTDVLTIGQIEAGKVAYAPQSEDIVSLCEILIDTHFSGRSDRRNVQLTIEGVPCRVDLDATLISHVLINLLSNAFKFSTNTPPVLCIQFKPDSLVLQVIDTGMGIPARDQASLFQAFFRASNTAGIQGTGLGLVIARQFVERHGGQLTVKSQEGKGTTFTVNLPIGCPV; encoded by the coding sequence ATGCCCTTTCGTTTCTTTTGCTTCCTGCTAGCTGGGTTCTGGATCACGCTGCCTGCTCAATCCCAGCAGCAACAGGCCCGATTTACGTACCTGACCACGAATCAGGGCCTTTCCCAAAATAACGTAACCTGCATTTTGCAGGATAGAAAAGGGTTTATGTGGTTTGGTACACGGGATGGACTTAATAAATATGATGGCTATAGTTATACGCTCTATCGAAACGACCCTTTAAAATCCACTAGCCTGAGTCATAGTTATGTACACAGCCTGTTCGAGGATAAGCAGGGGCAATTGTGGATTGGCACTGATGATGGTGGCCTTAATTTGTTTGATCCCGATACCGAAACCTTTACCAGTTACAAACACTTACCTGGGCACCCCAATAGCCTTTCTCATAATAAAGTTATGGCCATCGCTCAGGATGCTGGAGGAGATCTATGGGTGGGTACCGCTGGGGGTGGGCTTGATCGGTTTGATCCTCAACACAAAACCTTTACGCACTTTACCCATCAGAATTCAAATGTCGCTAGCCTGAGTCATAATGAGGTAAGCTCTATACTGATCGATCGTGCTGGTATAGTTTGGGCCGGTACCCTGGGTGGCGGCTTAAATCGACTGGACCCGAAAACGAAATTCTTTACCCACTACATACATAATTCGGCTGATCCGCACTCATTAAGTCAAAATCGGGTGACCTCCTGTTTTGAAGATTCGCAGGGGCGGTTCTGGGTGGCTACAGAAGGGGGCTTAAACCAGTTCGATCGAGCCAAAGGAGTTTTTAAGCGCTTTCAACAGACAACAGGTTTGCCGGCTCAGCTGAGCCATAATGATGTGAAGGCTCTGGCCGAAGACAACGACCATACTCTGTGGATTGGAACCCAAAACGGTGGAATTAACCTGTTACACCCTGATGGTACATTTTCCTATTATACGTATCAGGTCGATAACAATCAGGGTCTCAACAGTGGCTCGATCTATTCCATATACCGGGATCGAATGGGTACAATGTGGGTGGGCACGTATTCGGGAGGAGTTAATAAACTGGATGCCGCTCCCCTGAAATTTAAGCTCTATCAACGCACACGAATCAATACGAACAAGCTGACGAATAACAATATACTGGCAGTTCGGGAGGATGACCGGGGCGATTTGTGGCTGGGCACCGATGGAGGGGGCATCAATGTGCTCAAAAAAAGCAAGTCCGTTTTTATGGCCTACCAGGATACGAGCCGTTATGCCGCTACCATTGGGAGTAATTTTGTGCTGACAATTTATGAAGATCGGAAAAAGCGTATCTGGACGGGTAATTATAAAGGAGGGCTAACGCTGTTTAATCGAAGCAAAGGCACCTTTGAATCGAAAGGTAAGCTTAGTCCCCTTAGTATTAGTGCGATTCTGGAGGCCCGGAACGGAATTATGTGGCTGGGTACTTTTGAGGAAGGGCTTATTCGATATGATCAGAACACGGGTGCAATAACCCGATACCAGCCAAACGCAGGACAGGCCGGTAAACTGAACTATCCAACCATTACTAGCTTGTGGGAAGACAGGCTGGGAAACATCTGGCTGGGTACCGATGGGGGAGGGGTTAATGTATTCCACCCCGACAAAAATAAGTTTACCCAGTATCTGCATAAGGACCCAATTCCCAGAAGCCTCAGCAGCAACCAGGTAAATATCCTCTTTGAAAGCAGTACAGGGCAACTCTGGCTGGGTACCAATGCTGGATTAAACCAATATGATGCCCATACCCAAACGTTCAGAACGTATCATCTGCGAGACGGCCTGGCCAACGAAGTGATTCAGGGTATCCTGGAGGATCAGCATGGAATTCTGTGGCTGAGCACCAATAAAGGCCTGAGTGCCTTTAATCCGAAGACACACACCATTCGTAATTTTGACGCGAGTGATGGGTTGCAGGAAAGTTCTTTTAACCGGATGGCCTGTTACAAAAGCCGGACTGGGCAGCTTTTTTTTGGCGGCTTAAGCGGACTTAATAGCTTTTATCCCGACAGTTTACGGTATAATTCGTTCATTCCTCCAGTCTATATTACCGACTTTCAACTGTTTAACCAGTCGGTACATATGCAGGATGCGGAGTCCGTACTGAAGAAGCCAATTAGTGAAACCCACGACATTACGCTCTCCTATCACCAATCGGTTCTTTCATTTGGATTTGCCGCCTTGAGTTACACCGTTTCGTCTAAGAATCAGTATGCCTATAAACTTGAGGGCTTCGATTCGGATTGGATTCAGGCGGGTACTCAACGAACAGCCACCTATACCAACCTGGACCCGGGCGACTATGTATTCCGGGTCAAAGCGGCCAATAACGACGGAGTCTGGAATGAGACTGGTACGTTTGTCAACTTACATATTATTCCCCCGTTTTGGCAAACGACCTGGTTTCGGGTGTTGGTCGCCTTGTTCGTGGTGGGAAGTCTGTACTGGGTATATTGGTTACGTGTCAATCGGATACAGACACAAAAAATGGTCTTACAACATCAGGTCCAGGCACGAACCAGTGAGGTACTCCAGCAACGACAGGAACTACAGGAGCAAGCGTTTCATGTACAGTTGCTCCAGGCTAAAGTAGAGCAACAGGAGGCCCAGCAGCAGCTCCAGGAGAGCGAACAACGATTTCGGGAAATTGCCGAAAATGTTGATGAGGTATTCTGGATTCACTCGGCCAACCCATTTCAATTACTCTATGTAAACCCTGCCTTTGAACGGGTCTGGGGGACTACCTTTCAGCGATCACACGAAGACCCATTGTCGTTTATGGAGACTGTTCTGCCGGAAGACCGGCCCGCAGTTCTGGCCTTTATTGATCAGTACAAGGCCGGAATAGACGGGGAACTGTATTATCGACTGCAACTGAAAAACAAGCCGCTGCGTTGGCTATTAATTCGCACCTTTATTATCCGGGACGAATCGGGGAAAGTTGTTCGACACATTGGTATCGCCAATGACGTGACCAGCCAGAAAGATAAGGAGCTCGTTCTCCAGCAATCCCTGCTACGTGAGCAGGAATTAAACCAGCTTAAGTCGCAGTTTGTCTCCACAGCCTCCCACGAATTCCGCACCCCGCTGACAACGATTCAGTCCAGTGTCGAGTTAATCAAACTGTATCTGGATGCCCCCGCTGCCAATGGCCGGCCAGCCATTCAAAAACACCTGGGTGTGATCGAAAAACAGGTTGACCAGTTCACGACGTTACTGACCGATGTACTGACCATTGGTCAGATCGAAGCCGGGAAAGTAGCCTATGCTCCTCAGTCAGAAGATATCGTTAGCCTTTGCGAGATCCTGATTGATACGCATTTTAGTGGTCGCTCTGATCGGCGGAATGTTCAGCTTACCATCGAGGGCGTACCCTGCCGGGTTGATCTGGATGCCACACTGATCAGTCATGTGCTAATCAACCTGCTGTCGAATGCCTTTAAGTTTTCCACAAATACACCTCCGGTTCTGTGCATTCAGTTTAAGCCCGACAGTCTGGTATTACAGGTGATCGATACAGGAATGGGCATCCCGGCTCGTGATCAGGCCTCGTTGTTTCAGGCTTTCTTCCGGGCCAGTAACACGGCAGGCATACAGGGTACCGGCCTGGGCCTGGTTATTGCCCGGCAATTCGTTGAACGTCATGGCGGTCAGTTGACTGTAAAGAGCCAGGAAGGAAAGGGAACGACCTTTACGGTTAACCTGCCGATCGGCTGCCCGGTGTAG
- a CDS encoding AraC family transcriptional regulator encodes MKKIPIRQINSAYPDIQTAERFTIRQVQDIVGEHDLIHDLHRHDFFFILALQTGDGVHEIDFTPYTIRSNSIFFLRPGQVHQLNLKVGSTGFLVEYNAEFYSPTTKLSIQRVRKASSKNYCKLEASRFEKIKATLTSMFLEYTNKEEGYQDVIKANLEIFFIEFIRQSPNLNGPPIVINQYTQERLEEFLALMETHITTHKLASQYASFMNLSLYQLNEITKTTLGKITSELINERIILEAKRYLLATPDQIKDIADQLGYEDVSYFIRFFKKHAGYTPEAFRQNFG; translated from the coding sequence ATGAAGAAAATACCCATCAGGCAAATTAATTCAGCGTATCCCGACATACAAACAGCCGAACGGTTTACGATTCGGCAGGTTCAGGATATAGTGGGTGAACATGATTTAATCCATGATCTGCACCGGCATGATTTCTTTTTTATTCTTGCGTTGCAAACTGGAGATGGAGTTCATGAAATAGATTTTACACCCTATACGATTCGTAGTAATTCTATTTTCTTTTTGCGCCCTGGGCAGGTACACCAGCTTAACCTGAAAGTGGGTAGCACTGGATTCTTAGTCGAATATAACGCCGAATTTTACAGCCCAACTACGAAGCTTTCCATCCAGCGAGTACGAAAAGCCAGCAGTAAAAACTATTGTAAACTGGAGGCCAGTCGATTTGAAAAAATAAAGGCTACGCTAACTTCCATGTTCCTGGAATACACAAATAAAGAGGAGGGCTATCAAGATGTCATTAAGGCAAATCTGGAGATATTTTTTATCGAATTTATCCGGCAAAGCCCGAATCTGAATGGACCGCCAATAGTAATTAATCAGTATACGCAGGAGCGCCTGGAGGAATTTCTAGCGTTGATGGAAACGCACATAACTACCCATAAGCTCGCTTCTCAATACGCCAGTTTTATGAATCTATCGCTCTATCAGTTGAACGAAATCACCAAAACGACGCTCGGCAAAATTACTTCTGAATTAATCAATGAACGGATTATTCTGGAAGCGAAACGGTACCTGCTGGCAACGCCTGATCAAATCAAAGATATTGCCGACCAACTGGGCTACGAAGACGTTTCCTATTTCATCCGGTTCTTCAAGAAACACGCTGGCTATACACCCGAAGCGTTCCGACAGAATTTCGGATAA
- a CDS encoding TonB-dependent receptor, whose product MKYILLLLVFLFFLLFSPMLGQAQALSQTVRGTLTDSDSQLPLIGATLLIVGSKPLVGITTDQNGQFKLSNIPTGRISLQLSYLGYEPKIIPDIVVNSGKEVVLNLTMQESTLKLAEVVVKASLEKGQAQNEMALISARSISPEETNRYAGGFNDPSLIVSNFAGVANNPNGNNDIIVRGNSPKYVQWRLEGIQITNPNHFADQGAIGGGLSTLNNNILATSDFYTGAFAPEYGDVLSGVYDVKLRAGNNEKTEAVLGVGILGTDLTVEGPFKKGYGGSYLVNYRYSTISLLTDLGLTGVKGSPKFQDAAFKVLLPTKKAGAFSLFGLGGSSSAFLKEVTPEIAETPGDRSMLAGIREDLEKGSNLLNLGLTHTLPLGAKSYIHTTLSYSQEGINDKVFESSIEKQYDGSGAYLRDSVLTTHPNFQSRLLKSTYRGGLTYHTKLNARNTIQIGAQYSLAGYDYQQSQLQGDAATRVYLLNFQEKVGTIRNYISWKHRFNEAITMVTGIHNMNVLLNHKSTLEPRFSLNWQLSPTSSLQAGYGKHSTMESAHNYFAQVESADGQLSEPNKNLGLLKAHHVVLGYEKRFTQALVAKAEVYYQSLYQLPVENSATSTFATINEGPDFNYVALVNKGTGRNYGIELTLERYFSHNFYYLVNGSLYTSTYQTLEGKERNTPYNGHYLVNLLAGKEFVKLGKKKNQVLGINAKVFFSGAKPIIPLLRDAAGNLAVDPARNKFWDYSKAYETSLSDLSKIVLSVSYKWNKARTTHELFLNMDNLTNNQGKITEYYDPGQPGSVGHTTQRGLVPNLLYRLYF is encoded by the coding sequence ATGAAATACATCTTATTACTACTTGTCTTCCTCTTTTTTCTTTTGTTTAGCCCGATGTTGGGCCAGGCGCAGGCCTTGTCTCAAACCGTGCGAGGCACCCTCACTGATTCGGACAGCCAGCTCCCGCTGATTGGGGCAACTTTACTCATCGTAGGGTCTAAACCCCTCGTTGGTATCACAACCGACCAGAATGGACAGTTCAAATTAAGCAACATCCCTACCGGACGTATCAGTCTGCAATTATCGTATCTAGGCTACGAACCCAAAATCATCCCGGATATTGTGGTCAACTCCGGCAAAGAAGTGGTGCTTAACCTGACCATGCAGGAATCAACCCTGAAACTGGCCGAAGTTGTGGTGAAAGCCAGTCTGGAAAAAGGCCAGGCGCAGAACGAAATGGCCCTGATCAGTGCCCGGTCCATTTCTCCCGAAGAAACGAATCGGTACGCGGGTGGGTTTAACGACCCTTCCCTGATCGTGTCCAATTTTGCGGGTGTGGCCAATAATCCAAATGGAAACAACGACATTATTGTACGGGGTAATTCGCCTAAATATGTTCAATGGCGGCTGGAAGGCATCCAAATCACCAACCCAAACCATTTTGCCGACCAGGGCGCTATTGGCGGTGGGCTGAGCACGCTGAATAATAACATTCTGGCCACTTCCGATTTTTACACGGGTGCGTTTGCCCCCGAATACGGCGATGTGTTATCCGGCGTATATGACGTAAAGTTGAGAGCCGGGAATAATGAAAAAACGGAAGCGGTGTTGGGCGTGGGAATTCTGGGTACGGATTTAACCGTTGAAGGCCCCTTCAAAAAAGGGTATGGGGGATCTTATCTGGTGAATTACCGCTATTCCACCATTTCCCTTCTAACCGATTTGGGTTTAACGGGCGTAAAGGGATCGCCCAAGTTTCAGGATGCCGCGTTTAAGGTTTTGTTGCCCACCAAAAAAGCCGGGGCCTTTTCCCTATTCGGATTGGGTGGCTCCAGCAGCGCGTTCCTGAAAGAAGTAACCCCCGAAATTGCGGAAACGCCCGGTGATCGCTCCATGCTGGCCGGTATTCGGGAAGATCTGGAAAAGGGGTCTAATTTACTGAACCTGGGGTTGACCCACACCTTGCCGCTTGGTGCCAAAAGCTATATCCATACTACGTTGTCGTATTCGCAGGAAGGCATCAACGATAAGGTTTTTGAATCCAGCATCGAAAAACAATATGACGGTAGCGGGGCCTACCTGAGGGATTCGGTGTTAACGACTCACCCTAATTTTCAAAGCCGCTTACTCAAATCGACCTATCGGGGTGGCCTTACCTACCACACTAAGCTAAATGCCCGGAATACTATCCAGATCGGTGCGCAGTATTCGCTTGCAGGGTATGATTACCAGCAAAGCCAATTACAGGGCGATGCGGCAACTCGAGTGTATTTGCTCAATTTCCAGGAAAAGGTGGGTACGATCCGGAATTACATCAGTTGGAAACACCGATTCAATGAAGCGATTACCATGGTGACAGGCATCCATAACATGAATGTGCTGCTAAACCATAAAAGTACCCTTGAACCAAGATTTTCCCTGAACTGGCAGCTTAGTCCGACCAGTTCGTTACAGGCTGGTTATGGGAAACACAGCACGATGGAAAGTGCCCATAACTATTTTGCCCAGGTTGAATCGGCAGATGGACAACTTAGCGAGCCAAACAAAAACCTGGGTCTACTGAAAGCCCACCATGTTGTGCTGGGCTACGAAAAGCGTTTCACGCAGGCGTTGGTGGCTAAAGCAGAAGTGTATTACCAGTCCCTTTACCAGTTGCCAGTCGAAAACAGTGCGACGAGTACGTTCGCGACCATTAACGAAGGCCCTGATTTTAATTATGTTGCTCTAGTCAATAAAGGAACCGGTCGGAATTATGGCATTGAGTTGACTCTGGAACGCTACTTTAGCCATAACTTCTATTATTTAGTCAACGGCTCCTTATATACTTCCACCTACCAAACGCTAGAAGGGAAAGAGCGCAACACGCCCTACAATGGTCATTATCTGGTCAATCTGTTAGCTGGGAAAGAGTTTGTTAAGCTGGGCAAGAAGAAGAATCAGGTCCTGGGGATAAATGCGAAAGTGTTTTTCAGTGGCGCTAAACCGATTATTCCGCTGTTACGAGATGCTGCCGGGAATTTAGCCGTCGATCCGGCCAGGAATAAGTTCTGGGATTATAGCAAAGCGTACGAAACGTCCTTAAGTGACCTGTCCAAAATAGTGCTCTCGGTGAGCTACAAATGGAACAAGGCCCGAACCACGCATGAATTATTCCTGAACATGGATAATCTCACCAACAATCAGGGCAAGATAACCGAATATTACGACCCAGGTCAGCCTGGTTCCGTAGGGCATACGACCCAACGGGGCTTAGTTCCCAACCTGTTGTACCGGCTGTATTTTTAA
- a CDS encoding helix-turn-helix transcriptional regulator: MQVLSSNPHVPVYSLEPDEVTGSNQFRVYNFEGSLPTESDLLIPHRKNHYLVVFIRRAGSRHWIDMTPYVIKDNTIYFSGPNQIIVKEGYEQLWSTGIAFTEEFLALQENASISKLPLIQNPHNGHALQLTEADIDFVEDMLTRINTENQHPSDWQQRMLSAYLTVLLTYLSRLYTEQFTGNDTSVDTLLLKKFQAKINEYFRELHEVSDYASMLHISAGHLSEVVKTQSGKPAIKHIHERLVLEARRLLFHTPHSLKEIAFDLGFSEASYFNRFFKRETGVTPADYRATIRKMYQ, translated from the coding sequence ATGCAAGTACTTAGTAGCAATCCGCACGTGCCGGTTTATTCGTTGGAGCCGGACGAGGTAACTGGCAGCAACCAGTTTAGAGTGTATAATTTTGAAGGCAGTTTACCTACCGAGTCCGATCTGCTTATACCGCACCGAAAGAATCATTACCTGGTTGTGTTTATCAGGCGAGCGGGTAGCCGTCATTGGATTGACATGACACCTTATGTCATTAAAGACAACACGATTTACTTTTCGGGCCCCAATCAGATCATCGTAAAGGAAGGATATGAACAGTTATGGAGCACAGGAATTGCGTTTACGGAGGAGTTCCTGGCATTGCAGGAAAATGCGTCAATAAGCAAGCTGCCGCTGATTCAAAATCCGCATAACGGCCATGCATTACAGCTTACGGAGGCTGATATTGATTTTGTAGAGGATATGCTGACCCGGATCAATACTGAGAATCAGCATCCTAGCGACTGGCAGCAACGCATGCTGAGTGCTTACCTGACTGTACTGCTTACCTATTTGAGCCGGTTATATACAGAGCAATTTACGGGTAACGATACCTCAGTCGATACGCTATTACTAAAGAAGTTTCAGGCGAAAATCAACGAATACTTCCGCGAATTGCATGAAGTGAGTGATTATGCGTCAATGCTTCATATTTCTGCCGGGCATTTGAGCGAGGTCGTGAAAACACAAAGTGGCAAACCAGCCATCAAACATATCCATGAGCGACTGGTGCTGGAAGCCCGGCGGTTGCTTTTTCATACGCCCCATTCGCTGAAGGAAATTGCCTTTGATCTCGGTTTTTCGGAGGCTTCTTATTTCAACCGTTTCTTCAAACGCGAAACCGGCGTCACCCCTGCCGACTACCGGGCTACCATCCGTAAAATGTACCAGTAA
- a CDS encoding SDR family oxidoreductase, with the protein MKTVLITGANKSIGFETARQLLQQGYYVYLGSRDIQKGQQAVSQLQAEGLTQVEPIAIDVDDIDSIKAARDVLGQKTTVLDVLINNAGIAGGFPQTSLETNISVFKQVFETNFFGVIEVTQAFIDLLKQSPEPRIVNVTSGLGSLTLHNDPSWKYYQVKGAVYVSSKAALNAYTIVLAYDLRDTAFKVNAVDPGYTATDFNHHSGPGTVPDAAARVVKAATLGSDGPTGQFFSDDNSPETGISPW; encoded by the coding sequence ATGAAAACAGTACTGATAACAGGCGCAAACAAAAGCATTGGCTTTGAAACAGCCAGGCAATTACTACAGCAAGGGTATTATGTATACCTGGGCAGTCGGGATATACAAAAAGGCCAGCAGGCCGTTAGCCAGCTACAGGCCGAGGGGTTAACTCAGGTAGAGCCTATAGCGATCGATGTAGATGACATTGACTCGATAAAGGCGGCCCGCGACGTACTTGGGCAAAAAACTACCGTGCTGGACGTACTGATTAATAATGCGGGTATCGCCGGTGGTTTTCCGCAGACTTCATTAGAAACGAATATCAGCGTATTTAAGCAGGTATTCGAAACCAATTTTTTTGGCGTCATTGAAGTTACACAGGCGTTCATAGACCTGCTGAAGCAATCGCCCGAACCCAGAATCGTTAACGTTACTTCAGGCCTGGGTTCGCTCACGTTGCATAACGATCCTTCCTGGAAGTATTACCAGGTTAAGGGGGCCGTTTATGTTTCGTCTAAAGCGGCCCTCAATGCCTATACTATTGTGCTGGCTTATGACTTACGCGATACGGCCTTTAAGGTAAATGCCGTTGACCCAGGCTATACCGCCACCGATTTTAACCACCATAGCGGCCCCGGAACCGTGCCCGATGCCGCAGCCAGGGTTGTAAAAGCGGCTACGTTAGGATCAGACGGCCCGACCGGCCAATTCTTTAGCGACGACAATTCGCCTGAAACAGGGATTAGCCCCTGGTAA
- a CDS encoding acyltransferase produces MNNNEFGTKPHYKLLDGLRGVAAIIVVCFHLTESLASSHLDNVVNHGYLAVDFFFLLSGFVIGYAYDDRWDKLTISGFLRRRFERLHPLVVLGMTLGALGFYWTDSTIWPLIHTVPVWKLIVVMLIGYTLIPIPLSMDIRGWQEMHPLNSVGWSLFFEYVVNILYALGLRKLSNKALACLVVLAGAVLLQFAVTNPNGDVTGGWTLNAEHMRIGTIRTLFPFFAGLLLSRVARPASIKHAFVWCSLLVAVVLLMPRIGGADRLWMNGLYEAFCIIIVFPLIVYIGASGVVHNQMEDKICTFLGNLSYPLYMTHYVLVYFYVAWVSNHKGITLWQAWPYALLTFSGAMVLAYGSLRLYDEPVRAWLRKKRLAS; encoded by the coding sequence ATGAACAATAACGAATTTGGCACAAAGCCGCACTATAAGCTATTAGATGGACTTCGGGGGGTAGCCGCTATTATCGTGGTATGCTTTCACCTTACCGAGTCGCTTGCCAGCAGTCACCTTGACAATGTTGTCAACCACGGGTATCTGGCCGTTGATTTTTTCTTTCTCCTGTCCGGCTTTGTCATTGGGTATGCCTATGACGACCGATGGGACAAATTAACCATCAGCGGCTTTCTTCGGCGCCGGTTCGAGCGGCTGCACCCACTTGTTGTGTTGGGCATGACGCTCGGTGCCCTAGGCTTTTACTGGACCGACTCAACGATATGGCCGCTTATTCATACGGTTCCAGTATGGAAGCTGATCGTCGTTATGCTGATTGGCTATACGCTTATACCCATACCCCTTTCTATGGATATACGCGGCTGGCAAGAAATGCACCCGCTCAATAGCGTTGGCTGGTCCTTATTTTTCGAGTATGTCGTTAATATTCTGTACGCCCTGGGTTTACGGAAATTATCGAATAAAGCATTGGCTTGTTTGGTCGTACTGGCAGGTGCCGTGCTATTGCAGTTTGCGGTTACTAACCCCAACGGAGATGTTACCGGCGGCTGGACACTCAATGCTGAACACATGCGCATTGGGACAATACGTACCCTATTCCCGTTTTTTGCCGGTCTGCTTTTATCGCGGGTAGCGCGACCTGCCTCTATCAAACATGCTTTTGTATGGTGTAGCCTGCTGGTTGCGGTTGTTTTGCTTATGCCGAGAATAGGCGGTGCAGACCGTCTTTGGATGAATGGGTTGTATGAAGCTTTTTGCATCATTATTGTCTTTCCACTCATTGTCTATATCGGTGCCAGTGGTGTGGTGCACAATCAAATGGAAGATAAAATCTGTACGTTCCTGGGCAATCTTTCGTATCCCTTGTACATGACCCATTACGTGCTTGTTTATTTTTACGTAGCCTGGGTCAGCAACCACAAGGGCATTACGTTATGGCAGGCCTGGCCCTATGCCCTGCTCACCTTTTCAGGCGCTATGGTGCTGGCTTATGGCAGTTTAAGGTTGTACGATGAACCAGTAAGGGCCTGGCTGCGCAAAAAGCGGCTGGCAAGTTGA
- a CDS encoding AraC family transcriptional regulator codes for MRITELKSCFIGPALSPEQFIAEHFFVFLVKGIMNGYDGNKQYILKAGESCLVRKNRLARYNKVKVDNEFEKVILFFDESFLKNFQKRYTVPLQKHPSKDAFIRLKKDKLINNFLLSLEPYYTGSGAISTTFSDVKREELLLILLDLHPDLSGILFDYGVPGRVDLEAFMQRNYKFNVTLERFAFLTGRSLSAFKRDFKTIFDETPNRWLVKRRLQEARFLIEEKGQKVTEIYQDLGFEDLSHFSFAFKKEFGVTATALSE; via the coding sequence ATGAGAATTACCGAACTAAAATCGTGTTTTATTGGCCCTGCGCTCTCTCCCGAGCAATTCATTGCCGAACATTTCTTTGTCTTTCTGGTCAAAGGGATCATGAACGGGTATGACGGCAACAAACAATATATCCTTAAAGCCGGTGAAAGCTGTCTGGTTCGCAAAAACAGACTGGCCCGCTACAACAAAGTGAAAGTGGATAACGAGTTCGAAAAAGTCATCCTCTTTTTTGATGAATCCTTTTTGAAAAACTTCCAGAAAAGGTACACCGTACCCCTTCAGAAGCACCCCTCTAAGGATGCTTTTATTCGGCTTAAAAAAGACAAATTGATCAACAACTTTTTGTTGTCGCTGGAGCCATATTACACGGGTTCTGGGGCGATCAGCACCACGTTTTCTGATGTAAAAAGAGAGGAATTGTTGCTGATCCTGCTGGACTTGCATCCCGACTTGTCCGGTATATTATTTGATTATGGGGTTCCCGGTCGGGTAGACCTGGAAGCGTTTATGCAACGGAATTATAAATTCAACGTAACGCTGGAACGCTTTGCCTTTCTGACGGGGCGCAGTTTGTCCGCCTTCAAGAGAGACTTCAAAACCATCTTTGATGAAACGCCCAATCGTTGGCTGGTGAAACGGCGGTTGCAGGAAGCCCGTTTCCTGATTGAAGAAAAGGGGCAAAAAGTAACCGAGATTTATCAGGATCTGGGCTTTGAAGATCTGTCGCATTTTTCCTTTGCGTTTAAAAAGGAGTTTGGGGTAACCGCAACAGCACTTTCCGAGTAG